A part of Podarcis muralis chromosome 15, rPodMur119.hap1.1, whole genome shotgun sequence genomic DNA contains:
- the LOC114585848 gene encoding melanin-concentrating hormone receptor 1-like — MALLLDRVRDFSPGLNISPGLLNPWILNHSQRDCELEPGCGEHMLAAGSSFPGPAVRFVLPTIYALICASGVLANGMVISVILGCKQKVVSDIYILNLAVADLLFLLGMPFVIHQLLQEQGWVFGDFLCWAATTIDLNNQFSSVGIVTLLCVDRYVAVVCSSTIGQKRTLRCTTLINAGVWAGSLILATPAMLYARVHWDNKTEICLLDLPGPHSVYWYTLYQSLLAFLLPLVVITVLYSLTLQHLFRAMRRVRRKPSARSRKVTRMALTIMAAFFVCWTPYHVLQLVNLNATPSATFFYLYQATICLSYAHSCVSPILVIFCTEFFRERMAQSRYCRLFTKWRAIRESHSLSIPEMTATMYSPEASHAASPCIACPPFATEMPLCSVTETTRFSVVINGHEEPSGF; from the exons ATGGCACTTTTGCTGGACAGAGTCCGCGACTTCTCTCCTGGCCTCAACATATCTCCTGGTCTTCTTAATCCATGGATACTAAACCACTCTCAAAGGGATTGTGAGCTAGAACCAGGCTGTGGTGAGCACATGCTGGCTGCTGGCAGCAGCTTCCCGGGGCCAGCTGTCCGCTTTGTGCTGCCCACCATTTATGCCCTTATTTGTGCTTCCGGTGTTCTGGCCAATGGGATGGTGATTTCGGTCATTCTGGGCTGCAAGCAGAAGGTAGTTTCCGACATCTACATTTTGAACCTGGCGGTAGCTGACTTACTCTTCTTGCTTGGTATGCCGTTTGTCATCCACCAACTTCTGCAGGAGCAAGGCTGGGTTTTTGGAGACTTTCTCTGTTGGGCTGCAACCACCATCGACCTCAACAACCAGTTCAGTAGCGTGGGCATTGTCACTCTGCTGTGTGTAGACAG GTATGTGGCAGTTGTGTGCTCGTCCACCATCGGCCAGAAACGGACCCTGCGGTGCACAACTCTGATCAACGCCGGTGTGTGGGCTGGGAGCTTGATTCTGGCCACGCCTGCGATGCTCTATGCCCGGGTGCACTGGGACAACAAGACTGAGATCTGCCTCCTTGACTTACCAGGTCCCCACAGTGTATATTGGTATACCCTGTACCAGTCATTGCTGGCTTTCCTGCTCCCCTTGGTGGTGATCACTGTCCTGTATTCATTGACTCTGCAGCACCTCTTCCGTGCCATGCGCCGGGTGCGTCGGAAGCCATCCGCCCGCAGCCGGAAGGTGACCCGCATGGCCCTCACAATCATGGCTGCCTTTTTTGTCTGCTGGACTCCGTACCATGTGCTGCAGTTGGTCAACCTCAATGCCACGCCCTCTGCCACCTTTTTCTACCTGTACCAGGCTACTATTTGCCTCAGCTACGCCCACAGCTGTGTCAGCCCCATCCTTGTCATTTTCTGCACCGAGTTCTTCCGCGAGAGAATGGCCCAGTCCAG GTATTGCAGATTGTTTACCAAGTGGAGGGCAATACGAGAAAGCCATTCCTTATCTATTCCAGAAATGACAGCTACGATGTACAGTCCAGAAGCAAGCCATGCTGCCTCTCCATGCATCGCCTGCCCTCCATTTGCAACAGAGATGCCTTTGTGCTCTGTAACTGAGACCACCAGATTCAGTGTAGTCATCAATGGACATGAGGAACCTAGTGGGTTTTGA